The proteins below are encoded in one region of Silene latifolia isolate original U9 population chromosome 2, ASM4854445v1, whole genome shotgun sequence:
- the LOC141642945 gene encoding pathogenesis-related protein PR-1-like — protein MAKTYLIQASLLLIIALIVLNQPKSTDAKLNKTELIKQFLDGHNAARQQVGVPPLKWLDLLAKYSRIYSTKERRKDCQLIHSPSTVFGENLFWGQGKNWYPKNAVAAWVAEKQWYNYQNNSCVRDEECGHYTQVVWRDTKLVGCAMIKCDTGDIFITCEYYPPGNYDGEKPY, from the coding sequence ATGGCTAAAACATACCTAATCCAAGCCTCGCTCCTCCTAATCATCGCGCTTATCGTCCTCAACCAACCCAAATCCACAGACGCAAAGCTAAACAAGACTGAGCTCATAAAACAGTTCCTTGATGGGCACAATGCAGCAAGACAACAAGTGGGCGTCCCACCTCTGAAGTGGCTAGATTTGCTGGCTAAATACTCAAGGATTTATTCGacgaaagaaagaagaaaagactGCCAACTGATTCACTCTCCCAGTACTGTATTTGGGGAGAACTTGTTCTGGGGACAAGGAAAGAACTGGTACCCGAAAAATGCAGTTGCCGCGTGGGTTGCAGAAAAGCAGTGGTATAACTATCAGAACAACTCGTGTGTCAGAGATGAAGAGTGTGGTCACTACACCCAAGTCGTCTGGCGTGACACAAAACTAGTGGGTTGTGCTATGATTAAGTGTGATACAGGTGATATTTTCATTACCTGTGAGTACTACCCTCCGGGCAATTATGACGGGGAAAAGCCATACTAG